The following are encoded together in the Montipora foliosa isolate CH-2021 chromosome 12, ASM3666993v2, whole genome shotgun sequence genome:
- the LOC137980546 gene encoding gem-associated protein 6-like translates to MADKKTAKWGTLPIQTLREYTDKRIIIYFANSCKKVGWVHAIDPVTRAVVLEEENESSSGGNSRKLAFVMGHAISHVILEEEDIYPKEGLRREINELIESRKTNEYSKDELSKLREEMIEWLTLNRVPVSQCPDNEAVLSVMGVLFLEPPYDSECCRCSNEIILDRVQKLIKAKQNHVTITCS, encoded by the coding sequence ATGGCGGACAAAAAGACCGCAAAGTGGGGTACACTTCCCATCCAAACGTTACGGGAATATACGGACAAAAGAATCATTATTTACTTTGCTAACAGTTGCAAGAAAGTGGGATGGGTACACGCTATCGATCCAGTAACTCGCGCAGTTGTTTTGGAAGAGGAGAACGAAAGCTCTTCTGGCGGTAATTCAAGGAAGCTTGCTTTTGTAATGGGACATGCCATCTCACATGTTATCTTGGAGGAGGAAGATATTTACCCAAAGGAAGGTCTTCGACGTGAAATAAATGAGCTTATTGAATCCCGCAAAACTAATGAGTATTCGAAAGATGAACTGTCGAAGCTGAGAGAAGAAATGATTGAGTGGCTGACTCTAAACCGAGTTCCCGTGAGTCAGTGTCCTGACAATGAGGCGGTGTTATCAGTGATGGGGGTTTTGTTTCTGGAGCCACCTTATGACTCCGAGTGCTGTAGATGCAGTAATGAGATAATACTGGATCGCGTTCAGAAGCTTATAAAGGCGAAACAAAACCACGTTACAATTACATGTAGCTGA